A region of the Variovorax sp. 54 genome:
GACGGCATCCGCCGGCAGGCGCGCTTCACGGCGTGGGACGAGGCCACCGCGCATACCGACACCCTGGCCGACCCGGCACCCGCCTGGCACGAGGCCGACCCCGATGCCGACGCGCTCGAGGACGACCGCCTGCGCCTGGTCTTCACCTGCTGCCATCCCGCGCTCGCGCCCGACGCCCAGGTGGCGCTCACGCTGCGCGAGGTCTGCGGGCTGGCGACCGAGGAGATCGCACGCGCCTTTCTCGTGCCGGCGCCCACCATCGCGCAGCGCATCGTGCGGGCCAAGGCGCGCATCCGCGACGCCGGCATTCCGTACCAGGTGCCCGGCCTGGTCGAGTTGCCCGAACGGCTCGATGCCGTGCTGCGCGTGGTGTACCTGGTGTTCAACGAAGGCTACGCGGCCTCGTCGGGCGAGAGCGTGACGCGCGCCGACCTTTCGGCCGAGGCGATCCGGCTCGGGCGGCTGGTGGCCGAGTTGCTGCCCGACCCCGAAGCGCTGGGCCTGCTCGCGCTGATGCTGCTGCACGACGCGCGCCGCACCGCGCGCACCTCGGCGCAGGGCGAACTCGTGCTGCTCGACGCACAGGACCGCAGCCTGTGGCACCGCGGGCAGATCGGAGAGGGCGCGGCGCTGGTCGAGCGCGCGCTGCTGTCGCGCCGCTTCGGCCCGTACACCTTGCAGGCCGCCATTGCCGCGGTGCATGCCGAAGCACCCGAGGCCGCAGACACCGACTGGCCGCAGATCGTCGGCCTGTACGACGTGCTGCTGCGGCTCGACCCCTCGCCCGTGGCCGAGCTCAACCGCGCGGCGGCCGTGGCCATGCGCGACGGGCCGGCGGCCGGGCTGGCGCTGATCGATGCGTTGCTCGCGCGCGGCGAGCTGGCCCAGTACCACCTGGCGCATGGCGCGCGCGCCGAGCTGTGCCGGCGTCTGGGCCGCACCGAGGATGCGCGCGCCGCTTATCTGCGAGCGCTGTCGCTGGTCCGCCAGCAGCCCGAGCGGCAGTTCCTGGAGCGGCAGCTGGCTGCGCTGCCGGGCGCGAAAAATTTTTGACGCCTCGTGTCGATTTCGGCCGTCGCCG
Encoded here:
- a CDS encoding RNA polymerase sigma factor encodes the protein MTEQPTATAGVLDALDAIYRTESRRIFATLVRLLGDFDRAEEALHDAFRAALEQWPCEGVPANPRAWLVSAGRFKSIDGIRRQARFTAWDEATAHTDTLADPAPAWHEADPDADALEDDRLRLVFTCCHPALAPDAQVALTLREVCGLATEEIARAFLVPAPTIAQRIVRAKARIRDAGIPYQVPGLVELPERLDAVLRVVYLVFNEGYAASSGESVTRADLSAEAIRLGRLVAELLPDPEALGLLALMLLHDARRTARTSAQGELVLLDAQDRSLWHRGQIGEGAALVERALLSRRFGPYTLQAAIAAVHAEAPEAADTDWPQIVGLYDVLLRLDPSPVAELNRAAAVAMRDGPAAGLALIDALLARGELAQYHLAHGARAELCRRLGRTEDARAAYLRALSLVRQQPERQFLERQLAALPGAKNF